A stretch of the Capsicum annuum cultivar UCD-10X-F1 chromosome 8, UCD10Xv1.1, whole genome shotgun sequence genome encodes the following:
- the LOC107839766 gene encoding glutamate--tRNA ligase, cytoplasmic — translation MELKLSFPADSPPLSVIVAAKIAGVPIAADPTLAPASPPIIHLHNGLKLQGTCVLLRYISRVANIPDLYQRDAIESSQIDEWLDYAPIFASGSQFEEACGYVDGYLPQHTFLVGHSLSIADIAVWSGLAGTGKRWESLRSSKKYQNLARWFNSILAEYDVLNEVLATYTGKKGSGKPTASKVKEQQGAKANLSKGNGDATAKEKEGWRQTSEVDLPEAEVGKVRLRFAPEPSGYLHIGHSKAALLNQYFAERYNGEVIIRFDDTNPDKESNEFVDNLLKDIETLGIKYKTVTYTSDYFPQLMEMAEKLIREGKAYVDDTPREQMQKERKEGIESRCRNNNIEENLKLWKEMIAGSERGTMCCVRGKLDMQDPNKSVRDPVYYRCNQTPHHRIGAKYKVYPTYDFACPFVDAFEGITHALRSSEYHDRNDQYYWIQTDMGFKKVHIYEFSRLNLVYTLLSKRKLLWFVQNGLVEGWDDPRFPTVQGIVRRGLKIEALIQFILEQGASKNLNLMEWDKLWATNKKIIDPVCPRHTAVIEERRVLLTLSNGPDDPFVRIIPKHKKYAGAGEKATTYTKRIWIDYDDAVSISVNEEVTLMDWGNAIVKEIQKDQEGNVTNLSGILHLEGSVKTTKLKLTWLPESDELVKLSLVDFDYLITKKKLEEDENFVDVVNPCTKKETPALGDSNMRNLKRGDVLQLERKGYFRCDVPFSRPQEPIVLFAIPDGKPQPVLRFAVPDGKAK, via the exons ATGGAGCTGAAACTATCATTCCCTGCGGATTCTCCGCCTTTGTCTGTCATTGTGGCGGCGAAGATCGCCGGAGTTCCAATAGCTGCTGATCCAACTCTTGCTCCCGCTTCTCCTCCTATTATTCATCTCCATAATGG ACTGAAGCTGCAGGGAACTTGTGTGCTTCTGAGGTACATTAGTCGGGTTGCTAACATACCCGATCTGTATCAGCGGGACGCCATTGAGTCTAGTCAG ATAGATGAATGGCTAGACTATGCTCCTATATTTGCTTCTGGCTCTCAATTTGAGGAAGCATGTGGCTACGTGGATGGCTATCTTCCGCAGCACACATTTCTTGTTGGACATAGCCTCTCAATTGCAGATATTGCAGTTTGGTCTGGCCTTGCAG GTACTGGGAAGAGATGGGAAAGCCTACGATCATCTAAGAAGTACCAAAATCTGGCAAGGTGGTTCAACTCAATATTAGCTGAATATGATGTTTTAAATGAAGTCCTAGCAACATATACAGGAAAGAAAGGCTCGGGAAAGCCAACTGCATCCAAAGTTAAAGAGCAACAAGGCGCAAAAGCTAATCTGTCCAAAGGAAATGGTGATGCCACTGCCAAGGAAAAAGAAGGTTGGAGACAGACGTCTGAGGTAGATCTCCCAGAGGCAGAAGTTGGAAAAGTGCGGTTGAGGTTTGCTCCAGAACCTAGTGGTTATCTCCATATTGGTCACTCAAAAGCAGCATTACTGAACCAGTATTTTGCTGAAAGATATAATGGGGAAGTTATTATTCGTTTTGATGATACTAATCCTGATAAGGAAAGCAATGAATTTGTGGATAATCTactaaaagatattgaaactCTAGGAATTAAGTACAAGACTGTGACATATACATCTGATTACTTTCCACAATTAATGGAGATGGCAGAGAAATTGATTCGTGAGGGTAAAGCCTATGTGGATGATACACCAAGGGAGCAAAtgcaaaaagaaagaaaggaaggaATAGAATCAAGGTGTAGGAACAATAACATAGAGGAGAATTTGAAATTATGGAAGGAGATGATTGCTGGTTCAGAGAGGGGAACAATGTGTTGTGTTAGAGGGAAATTAGATATGCAGGATCCTAACAAGTCAGTTAGGGACCCAGTATATTACCGTTGCAATCAGACTCCTCACCACAGGATTGGTGCTAAATATAAAGTATACCCTACTTATGATTTTGCATGCCCGTTTGTAGATGCTTTTGAGGGTATTACACATGCACTTCGATCTAGCGAGTATCATGATAGGAATGATCAATACTATTGGATTCAAACTGATATGGGTTTCAAAAAAGTTCATATTTATGAATTTAGTCGGCTGAATTTGGTCTATACACTTCTTAGCAAGCGTAAGTTGCTGTGGTTTGTGCAAAATGGACTAGTAGAAGGGTGGGATGATCCTCGTTTTCCAACTGTTCAAGGGATAGTGCGCAGAGGGCTGAAGATTGAGGCGCTGATACAGTTCATTCTTGAACAA GGAGCATCAAAGAATCTCAATCTAATGGAGTGGGACAAGCTATGGGCCACTAATAAGAAGATCATTGATCCTGTATGTCCTAGGCATACTGCTGTTATTGAAGAAAGACGAGTCCTATTGACTTTGAGTAATGGGCCAGATGATCCTTTTGTACGTATTATACCCAAGCATAAAAAATATGCGGGTGCTGGGGAAAAAGCAACAACTTACACCAAGAGAATCTGGATAGACTATGATGATGCTGTATCAATCTCTGTCAACGAGGAGGTAACATTGATGGACTGGGGAAACGCAATAGTGAAAGAGATACAGAAGGACCAAGAGGGTAATGTTACCAATTTGTCTGGGATTCTGCATCTTGAAGGGTCAGTTAAAACAACAAAGTTAAAGCTCACTTGGCTGCCAGAGAGTGATGAACTTGTTAAACTCTCTTTGGTTGATTTTGACTATTTAATTACAAAAAAGAAG CTCGAGGAAGATGAgaattttgttgatgttgttaatccTTGCACGAAGAAGGAGACTCCAGCACTTGGTGATTCTAACATGAGAAACTTGAAGCGTGGAGATGTATTGCAGTTGGAGAGGAAGGGCTACTTCAGATGTGATGTCCCCTTCTCAAGGCCACAAGAACCCATTGTTCTTTTTGCCATCCCAGATGGTAAACCACAACCAGTGTTGCGGTTTGCAGTCCCAGATGGCAAAGCGAAATGA
- the LOC107839767 gene encoding uncharacterized protein LOC107839767 — protein MSVSTNNPPSTVDDDDDEGNGVGGRCKETDDSEGGGRNKAKKVSCFRFRKVKRTLLRRKRKGVSNNSERIREVGGGGGGGGGGCYLCLKRPLTSDSGGGESQTSDPNSPNFTYDMLRLFVEKNDFYSNECNPHLDVDSKPVSNQDDK, from the coding sequence atgtctgTTTCCACCAACAATCCACCCAGCACTGTTGATGACGACGACGATGAAGGTAACGGCGTCGGTGGTCGGTGTAAGGAGACGGATGATTCAGAGGGTGGTGGTCGGAATAAAGCGAAAAAGGTGTCTTGTTTTCGGTTTAGGAAGGTTAAGAGGACGTTATTGAGGAGGAAAAGAAAAGGGGTTTCGAATAATTCGGAGAGAATAAGGGAagtgggtggtggtggtggtggaggagGAGGAGGGTGTTATTTGTGCTTGAAGAGACCGCTGACTTCTGATTCAGGCGGCGGTGAGTCACAAACAAGTGATCCTAATAGCCCCAATTTTACATATGATATGCTAAGactttttgttgaaaaaaatgatttttattcTAATGAATGCAATCCCCATTTGGATGTTGATTCTAAGCCTGTCTCTAACCAAGATGATAAATGA